The Salvia splendens isolate huo1 chromosome 21, SspV2, whole genome shotgun sequence genome includes a window with the following:
- the LOC121784339 gene encoding PLAT domain-containing protein 3-like: MSSHFGLIHATASLVVALFVITSSASSPDCVYTLYVETGSVVKAGTNSKISVTLSDSSKASVWIPDLKEWGLMGPKHDYFERGSVDVFTGLAPCIGAPICKINITSDGAGSHHGWLCNSVEITSTGHRMGCSQSIFYVDQWLSRDAPPYNLSAVVNGCGDFAARKSVGPFVFARPIGSVSAAAAAK; this comes from the exons ATGTCCAGTCACTTCGGGTTGATACACGCCACAGCTTCGCTCGTCGTCGCCCTTTTCGTGATCACCTCATCCGCATCTTCTCCT GATTGTGTTTACACTCTATATGTGGAGACGGGTTCAGTGGTGAAAGCAGGGACCAACTCGAAAATCAGCGTCACGCTGAGCGACTCGAGCAAGGCCTCGGTTTGGATCCCGGACCTGAAGGAATGGGGCCTCATGGGCCCAAAACACGACTACTTCGAGAGGGGAAGTGTCGATGTTTTCACGGGCCTCGCGCCATGCATAGGGGCCCCCATTTGCAAGATCAATATCACCTCTGATGGCGCCGGGTCCCACCACGGCTGGCTCTGTAACTCCGTCGAGATCACCTCCACCGGCCACCGCATGGGCTGCAGCCAGTCCATTTTCTACGTGGACCAGTGGCTCTCCAGGGATGCGCCGCCCTACAACTTGTCGGCTGTTGTTAACGGTTGTGGAGATTTTGCGGCGCGGAAAAGTGTTGGCCCATTTGTTTTCGCGAGGCCCATTGGATCTGtttctgctgctgctgctgcaaagTGA
- the LOC121784520 gene encoding mavicyanin-like: MASKAATFLLAASFAITAASAFQFEVADEIGWSKPTGKERETYNEWAAQNRFHIRDTLHFHYAKDSVLVVTSADYLTCNATNPIAEFDDGSTVYELDRPGFFYFISGQPGHCKSGQRLIVRVMHPLPPAASPELAPELAPSLAPTGEGDGDSRWPEFSSTAKLSVVSYFVAAFVALVVTLYLFV; encoded by the exons ATGGCTTCCAAAGCAGCTACTTTCCTCCTCGCCGCCTCATTCGCTATCACGGCAGCCTCAGCCTTCCAGTTTGAGGTCGCAGACGAAATCGGATGGTCCAAACCCACCGGAAAAGAGCGCGAGACCTACAACGAATGGGCCGCGCAAAATAGGTTCCACATCCGAGACACACTTC ATTTCCACTATGCGAAAGACTCGGTGCTGGTGGTCACCTCCGCCGATTATCTAACGTGCAATGCAACGAATCCCATCGCTGAATTCGACGACGGAAGCACAGTGTATGAGCTAGACAGGCCGGGCTTCTTTTACTTCATCAGCGGGCAACCCGGCCACTGCAAGTCGGGCCAGAGGCTCATCGTTCGCGTCATGCATCCTTTGCCGCCTGCTGCTTCCCCCGAGCTTGCGCCGGAACTTGCACCTTCCTTGGCACCGACCGGCGAGGGCGATGGGGATTCGAGGTGGCCGGAGTTTAGTTCGACTGCGAAATTGTCTGTTGTTTCCTACTTCGTTGCTGCTTTTGTAGCACTTGTTGTCACGCTCTACCTCTTCGTGTAG
- the LOC121784338 gene encoding fasciclin-like arabinogalactan protein 1, which translates to MELHHAAATLITLSLFLLPSTTTAHNITAILAKYPDFSTFNNYLTATLLSPEIYRRDTITVCAIDNAAMDRFLSNDLTLGAIKNVLSLHILLDYFDAEKLLLLPNGTAQSPTLSPPPASVQITNLNGGNVGFSPKAAPVAATFVKSVESVPYNLSVIQISAALLISAAAPAPAPAPSEANPTAAMSAHGCSVFAALLVSSAEAERAFEANNVTGLTVFCPVDDAMISFIPIFENLTDDGKQALLEYHGMGFYASLSGLRSTNGEVSTLATDGAAKQFRLNVVNDGDDVTIKTPMVTAKIVGTVLDKDPLAIFQLDKVLMPLEVFRSPALAPSPAAGDYSLPAPDAPAESPADGSHRKPNGAAARFISNGVSLSLGLVFILQF; encoded by the coding sequence ATGGAGCTCCACCACGCCGCCGCTACTCTCATAACTCTCTCCCTTTTCCTACTCCCTTCCACCACCACTGCCCACAACATCACCGCCATCCTCGCCAAATACCCCGACTTCTCCACATTCAACAACTATCTAACCGCCACGCTCCTTTCGCCGGAGATCTACCGCCGCGACACAATCACCGTCTGCGCCATCGACAACGCCGCCATGGACCGCTTCCTCTCCAACGACCTCACTCTCGGCGCCATCAAGAACGTCCTCTCCCTTCACATCCTCCTCGACTACTTCGACGCCGAgaagctcctcctcctccccaaCGGCACCGCCCAATCCCCCACCCTGTCCCCGCCCCCCGCCTCCGTCCAGATCACCAACCTCAACGGCGGAAACGTCGGCTTCTCCCCAAAAGCTGCCCCCGTCGCCGCCACATTCGTTAAATCCGTCGAGTCCGTGCCGTACAACTTATCCGTTATACAGATCTCCGCCGCCTTGCTTATCTCGGCCGCCGCCCCGGCCCCGGCCCCTGCTCCGAGTGAGGCCAATCCCACGGCCGCCATGTCGGCCCACGGCTGCAGCGTGTTTGCCGCCTTGCTGGTCTCCAGCGCGGAGGCGGAGCGGGCTTTCGAGGCCAACAATGTGACTGGATTAACCGTGTTCTGCCCAGTCGACGACGCCATGATCAGCTTCATCCCGATATTCGAGAACCTGACGGACGACGGGAAGCAGGCGCTGCTTGAGTATCACGGGATGGGGTTCTACGCGTCGCTCTCCGGCCTGCGATCAACTAACGGAGAGGTGAGCACTTTAGCAACTGATGGAGCAGCAAAGCAGTTCAGGCTTAACGTGGTGAACGACGGAGATGACGTCACGATCAAGACGCCGATGGTGACGGCGAAGATCGTCGGTACCGTGTTGGATAAGGATCCGCTGGCCATATTCCAGTTGGATAAGGTTTTGATGCCATTGGAGGTGTTCAGATCGCCGGCTCTGGCGCCTTCTCCGGCGGCCGGGGACTATTCGCTACCGGCGCCAGATGCTCCGGCGGAATCTCCGGCCGATGGTTCCCATCGGAAACCCAATGGCGCTGCGGCTAGATTTATCAGTAATGGCGTGAGTTTGAGCCTCGGTTTAGTATTCATACTACAGTTTTGA